The Anguilla anguilla isolate fAngAng1 chromosome 2, fAngAng1.pri, whole genome shotgun sequence genome contains the following window.
GATTTCCTCCTGATAgccagtgctttttttttttttttttgcagcctgCTCTTTGGtcctgggggggtggagggtggggggtaaggggggcTCGAGTGGCACAGCGATACCCTGTCGTACCACGCTTAGTGCTTTCACCGTGcggccctccctccccccggaTATCCGTCCCAGAAACAAAAGAGGAATGTAAGCACCACCTAGTGTCTAAAACACGTAAAGGCctgagaggtaaaaaaaaataaaataaaaataaaatcccacaGTGGATCTGGGGGTACCCCACCTGGCTCacagtacttgtgtgtgtgtatgtgtgtgtgtgcgtgtgtgcgtgcatgcatgaatttgtgtgtgtgagtggtgtggtgtgtgtgcatgcacatgtgtgtgctgtggtgtgtatgcgtgtgtgtgtacatgtgtatgtgcgtgcatgcttttTAACTCACTCTAAAAAGACAAAAGGACTCATTTAACAATCTCACACCAAACTGACACCACAGGCTTCATTGTCTGGGTCTTTTGGGATTGACTTGCATCCCCTTggttatgttgtttttttttttttttgtatatactgGGAAATGTCCACAATCCCATGGCAACATggaaatgaaagtaaaacaaGTACAGGAGCTACAACCTgtcatgtaaatattttcaacagGATAGAAATGATGCAATAAGCATAAATGAGAAATCAGAATAATTGTTTATAGTGGCCACAAATGATAGTTTTCACCTTGAaaattaatatatacatatgaCTTGTGTGAAATATTAAACTATGTCATGTCTAATGTATGGCACAGGCACACTGGAAAATGGAATTTGTTGGAAAGGGAATTTTCTACACGCATATATTAAGTCTTACTTGATACATATGGCATTAAGTGACTTAGCAGCAGGCGATGCATGACCAAcagacattaaaaacaaaaacataaattatttcCCAACAGCCACTAATTAAACACAGTATGAAGCAACACATGCTCGTGCTTTATGGCCCCCGACTGCCGTTGAGGGAGAGATAAGTTTTGTGTTACTGAAACTAATCCAGCAGCCCTTCGAATTTCTCTCCCGCGGTAGCGTAAATGACAGAGATGGACCGGTCTGGAAGCCTCCCcgtgatgttaaaaaaaatgttttagtttccGCCCGGGGATGAGGGCTCGGAGTAGGATTTCACCGTATAAAatcaaaagacattttttattggtGATATATGGTGCGTGTCATGCGCGATACTGATCTCAAATAGCCTGCGAAAGGCCTCGTTAAAGaatgcagaaacaaataaaaaaacgccGTTAAACTACTGCGGTTTCAACTGGGATGAGTCAAGTGCAAGACCAGCGGGACTGCCGCCATTCCTCAAAGGTGATGAGAAGAAAAgcgatgaaaaaataaaaaggctagTGGAACAAAATATGCGGTTTCTGTTTATTAAACTAGCGTGAAAACGAACCCCTGTGCTTCCCGAGGCCCCAAAAATTCTCCATCGCAGCTGGTGTCAAATAGTTTTAAACGATATCCATACAACCCCGTAAATCTTACAGCGTTTTAAAACTGTTGATATTAACCGTTCTTTCATATAAAACGGCAAGCAGAGTCCATTTGGGTTGTAAACTCTGAGTAGTACAGTTCGTTTTTTTTACAGGACAGATTTAAAATAGGTGCAAACTCGAGGGAAAACGTCTTGGCCTCTAAGCCGTCTACATTTCTTCAGAATGTGCCAGCTAATGTTTCAAGGGCATGTTGGTGCATCTGCCTGGTGGAATGAGATTCAGAAACGGGCCTGACAATGTTTTATGCTCCAAACAGTCACAATGGTCAACATACAATAGTGCAGTgaactcattttttaatttaattttaattgtgtcttcactttttttaaaaaaacctgatcTCAGTGTAAATATGTATGCAGTTTGAAACACAACCTTCCAAAATCTAAACCTgagtcaaaaaagaaaaatagaaagactatccagaaaaaacaaacaaacaaaaaaactaagaaataaTTTATCTATCCCAAGTGCAATGTCTCTGGCATGTCTCAAAATGAGATTAATGGGAGATCTTTGGAACTACTCATTGGTCTTATggaaaataacaatttaaatattgtgattcttattttctcattccaaacacagaaataaattcattaaaatgattagAAATAGTACGGTAACCATATACTAAGAcatttcaactctaattcattgcacaaatgtgaaaacatgctaaggataatttattaaatgaagaATGAACATACATGAGAATAGTTAACCATATTTTCCCACCAAGTTTGTCATtcttatgatttatttatgaattgaaTTTTTTATAGTGTGTTGATCACGTTAAACACTAGTGCACAAAACAATTGTATACtgttcaatttgtttttaaaaaagtgcttcTTTATGACACTGAATTTACACTATAACATCTTGCTAAAGTAACAGAATTAAcacctaatttttttttagaagtctGCATTTCTACACAAGCTCAGTAAATGGCTAGTGGTACAACAAGTTttactaaattaaaaatgatactTAATGGACCCCAATTAGAAATCCTCTCACAACTACACTGTGTTTATCTTAGCAACACTTACGCATCTGCAGAATtaataaacagttttatttatatgaaaCCTTTTCAGAGCCCGCTTACATATGCTTACATGTTAAAGCCTCCTCTTTTAATGAAGATACGTCAGTCACTTTTCTAAACTGTCCAGTGTCAAAAGTATATGCAATTCTTAGTCATTCTCACCTGTATTTCCTCAGTGGAATTGTTATgtttaaactgttttatttatttatttatttatttttactttgattcatcacaaatgagaaaaacaaaataaataaagtcccCATTTTTCAGATTAGTGCTTGAGatcataaagcaaaaaaataaataaataaataaataaataaaaaatgaaagaattggTTGGGAGAAGTTTGCTGGGCTTTCTATATGCCCAGGTGACCGTCTGACATCATTCTACCTGACATTTCCAGTTAGCAGCAGCACCTGGTTTTGCTCTGAGCTCGGGAACAGGAGGTACTGTAACGCGCGTGGAAACAGGGTGCATCATGCTGAGAGAAGATAAATCCAACGGCCCCTCTTCCGCTGGGTTGTAGGAACTACAAGAGTGCAGGAACTATCCGCAACGGGGACTACGCAGTTCCTGGAGCGCGCTCAAGTTTGCTTTCTCACCGCCTCGAGAAACCATGACGATTTGGGCAGGAAGTGTAAGAGGAAGTGATAAAAAGCAGGGGATGGTTTAATTGGTTACATTTGGTCATGGGTATCTGTGTGGGCATCACTGACACTTCTGAACAAGGCATTCGTGCAAGTTACCCACCATGAAATACTGTATGaggactatttatttatttatttatgtttctacTGTACAACAATGGTGCAGGCTCTTTTTTAATCTTCAGAATATAAAATCGCATTGTTGTCAGCATAATGCAGCAAAGATTACAGCCAGTTTGATGAGCTGATATGATGACAAACAAGAAAGAGGGGTGACACATTTGCTTAGTTGCTGATAATGTAaatcaagcaaataaattaaaagtagTCTAATCATAGTCATCTTAACCtcataataatttatttttaataaaaaaataaataaaaataattattagctCTCTACCTGCTGCTAAATGTTTTCCTGTTcctggtgtttaaaaaaaagacactttgaTGCTTGCTTGATGATTCTTGCAAATATTGCATTTGACCAATCAGCAATGTTCAGTACTGCAAGCTCCACCCTGTAGATTGTGGACGACCAAAAAGTACTACCTCAGGAGCAGGGATTACAGTAGAGGACAGAATCCATACCACGGGAACCCAGATCGGTTTGGGGTCCTGGAGGTGGAAAACCAAAAACTTCCTGAGTTCCGGAAAAAAAGTTCCTGAGTTCCAGGAATAGTTCCTGGGTTCCAGGAAACGTTCCCGAGTTCCGGAAAAGACTCCTCCAGTGGAGAAGGGCCATCAGGGAACGCCGCCTGTTGCGGCTGAAAGAACTTCACACAGCGCAGGTCAAGAAGCAGACTTCATTTTATGCACTTTGTATTCAGAGCAGCCTGTATTTCACTGAGCAGAAATGCAATTGATACCTATACAGCTCATGTCCCTATTACTGCTAGCTGTTAGGTTGCGTAACTAATGTTGCACTTATTGTTTAGCTCCCTGTAGCCTACTGCTACCTTAACAATATAAGCTGTTAGACCTCAGTGGCAAGAGGCTGCAAATTTAAACGACTTTAAGCTAATTCCCACAATTCCCACAATTCCCACATGAGGACATAATGCCATGTCAGTAATTAGTGAGATGAGTGCATAAAGCACTGATGAGCCTCCGTTGCGCGAGTGAAACCTGCGAGTTAAAAATGGTAACAAAAATAGTCTATTACAGTTGAGCTACTGTACACCCAAGTCACGTGTCACTGCAAGCCGCGATGCTCTTCGCGAGTTTTTATTAAGGGAACTTCGCATACACGGGAGCTCGGCGTGACACGCTGTCACATTAATCACGTCCAGAGACACAGTGTGCATTCGCTTAACGCAAAGGACAAAAGGTCTAGGTGGCTGTCATTCTTTGACGGTGACGAAGCCACATCCCCCAAATGTcacacattaatttaaatgctgCTGCACccaccttcacccccccacccacccctcccctcccaccccattTGACAGTGGACCCCCCACTTATACCTATCAAACTCACAGAGGTCGAAGACTCAAATCTTCTCTTGCTGTAATTGAAATGACAACATTTGACAGAACCAGGAAGACCTGTAAACAACTGAGCAGAATATgaattatacacacactatatgaccaaacgtttctggacaccccttggtctgggaaTGTTTCTCATGGTTTTggttaggccccttagttccagtgtaggcaaatcttaatgctacagcatacaatcacattctagatgattctgtgcttccccaacagtttgggcaaggcccttttctgtttcagcatgacaatgcccctgggcacacagcgaggtccatacagGAATGGCTTTGTTGTTATAGCAGCGAAGGGTgtaccaactccatattaatggccataatttcggatgagatgttggatgtcaggtgtcccaCACACTTTTGGCCACATATTGTATTAAAAACCCTGCGGATGAGAGATCAGGACGACAGTGTGAATTCCCAACGGCTCTAACACGCTGGAAAGTTGAATGGGTTTGGGGATTAGTAAGGTTGGCAATAAGCCTGTCTGTAACTGTAGCCCCTTGATTTGTTCACGGCTGTTGGACATGACTCCAGGCAATGAAGCACCAGCAAGTCCACAGTCCTGTATAAATAACATATCCTACTGCAACACATAGAGAGGATTACTAAGGAATCAGATACATTATGGGAAGGctaatatttttacataacattttaagGCATTTAGCATACATGTTAATCCCAAAGAATTTACACAGCAATTGcgtacaatccatttattcagccgGGTATTTAgtactgaagcagttcaagGGTACTTGctatatgcgtgcgtgtgtgcgtgcctgcccATATACTATGAAGTgtagcaaaatatattttatttcaacacaaacagaatattttttgtgtgagcACACTCGCCTCCATTCTCTAAAAGGTCTTCCATGCATCTGCTCTCTGATTAATGCCTCCTGTAGCATTTCACCAGACACGCACTGCATTCTGATTCTGCCAAAAACTATTCTACAAGCacgcacacaatgcacacacaccctgtgccCCTACACTACCCCCAAATCACCCCCCAAGGACTGACTCCCTGAGTGAATCTGCATGTTACCCTGATCAAACGCCTGTTGTTCTTTTGAACCAGTTGCATCACTCACAATCAAATTTGAGTTGTCTCATTGTGACTGGAAAGAGAGGATTGGATTTGGTcctaaatgaattaaatttaaatataattccAATCACCAATCAACCTCAGATAAATAGTCTGTGGACAGGTCGGAAATGTGCATTAGAGCAAAGAGGCTTTGACTCAAGCTACTCAACGCGGTCTGGCCAGCAACTTGGACTGAACACTGTCCCAGGAACCACCTTTAAAGGTAAGagctttcatttcagtttcctATAAGACTAGCACTGCAACATAAATTGAAAGCCTAGTTTAGTATGTTTAATTGAGGTGCCTGTGTATATTTCTGACGATATAACGATAGCTAACTAGTTGATTTTGGTGGAACTTCCTCTTCGCGTAAATACCGCACAGGTTAacctactaataataatactagtCCAATTAATTTTTCTCCCCATCTTCGCACTAGGGTGCAAGGCAGCAGCAACGTCTGCATTTGCAAGTCGCAAAATACGCACTTCACACGGAGGGTTTTCGAACTGGTTTAGTAGGCTAGTAGTCATGTTCTTTTATACCGGATTGGATCTCATCAACGTGGTCCTTGTGAGGTCTTGTTGTGGTTCCACGAAATCACACGTGGTCACGGAGGAGCCAATCAGACACGGACATCCGCTTAGCGGCTCAGGAAATAGGATACCGAACTGGAATATAGGACCAACATGGCGGTGTTTTTGAAAGATGTAGTACCCTACAGATGTTTAAGTTAGCTAAATAAACTTCTGTAGTTCTCGTGTGACATTTCTCTTTATCAATCTCAGCGCTTGATAAAAATCTAGCTACCATCTATAACGGCGTTGCGTAAATTTACGTCCAGGAGACAAGCAAGTATGAATGAACGAAGAAAGCACTCTGACTTGTCAAGTGTGAGTGGGTCGGAGGACAGTGAAGTAATCCGAACGACCAGACTTtctcaaaataaattgaaaactAATAGGCTGAGTAGAAGTCTAAGGCAAACACAGCAATCACCATCGTTTGATTCGTCCTATAACTGTCATAAAGGTAAGAGTGGAGAAGCAATAACAcaacgttagcaagctagctagctaattcaGCTAAATGTTCGAATCACAACAAAGTCATCTACTAGCTAAAGTTAGTCAGCTAgcttcaaaaatatattcacgAACTTTAATCGATACTGTACGTTACTTGTTATAATTAGTTAGCGCTACCGTTCTTTATTTCTGTTAGACTAGTATTACATTAGTTAAATGATTAGCTAACTTTCTTGCTAGCTACAATCTGGTTTACCCTTTGAATTTTGGCTACCTAACGTTGCCTACTTTGTTTAGCCTAAACGAGCTTATTTGTTACGGCAAGTTTTTGCTTACGCTTTCTAACTTTGCTGGTTTGGTGATCTAAAATTCATCTGGATCTGCGAATCTATTAGACTACCTAGCTAGTGCCAGTGTCAAAACAAACAGCTGGCCACTTTCACTTGGCCAACCAAGGTGAAAATGTCAGTGTCGTATCCGCTAATTGGCAACACAGCTAGCTAGTGTTGAACGCATTTAGGTATCAAGCCAGTGAGCCAATGCACATTTTGCAGACATCTACCTCAATATAATCGAATTGGCTTACGTTATCACAACATGATTGTTGGCTAACTAACCAATGTAACCACCTTTCTTTCCATCAGAGTTCAAGACTCCTAAACGACACGCAAGGATCAGACCCTGTGCTTCGCATAACGCTGATTCGCCAAGTAATGACTCAGATTTGCAACAGGATATTATATGGGACCCAACCTCACCAACAGCCGTCTGGAATGGTAAACTTtcttagtttttgtttttgctgcacttgttgtttatTATCTGTCACTGATATAGATAACTAagtattttgattaaaaataccaaaataGCACCTATTCCTACCCGAGTTTACTCACTTATCATAAACCCTAGTGTGTGCAATGAGATCATATTTTATCAGAGGTGAGCATCTTAATgatgtctcttttttttctacacCAGGGAAAGGTGTGAAGAAGTCTTCCACCAACGTGCGAGCAGTGGACATTTCCGAACTTGCAAATCGGATAGCTCCCAAGGTTGGTTTACATACTTGCCTGTGTGCGGTTTGACGGAGTGCAGTTTCAAAGACTCTTGACAGACCTCTTGACTATCATCATACAACGtttgtgagcatgctcagagagCAGAGACACTCGCTGCCGtttcctgcagtcagcacaTTTTACCGGTACTTTGCTGAAGTCATTGTTGTCAGTGTGTTGCGTTGGTTATGTTGAAACTCAATGCTTccacagtgctgtttttttttgctgttgtattGTAATTAGGTAGAATGCACTAAATTTTGTGTTACGTTTTAGAGGTTGGCTTTTTTGTGCCTTTCTTCAGAACGAGAGACCGGTAGTTCCTGAGTCGTCCTTGCTCCAGTGGATTGGAGACAGTGCTGTTCCCTGTACACCAGAAGTCCAGCTACCCAGAACCAGAAAGAAGTCCACGCGGTGGGTGCCCTCTTCCCTTACTTTTGAAAACAGTCTATCGCAGGAAGTTAGTGTGTTAAGTGTCTTTCTTCTATGATttgtcaaacaaaaacatgaaggTTGTTATTGCAGCTATAATCTCATAATTTATGATTCTTGAAAGTAGTTATTATTCTTTGAACTTAAACACTGTTGTAAATAAACAGttgatatataaaaatgtatcaacAAATGGGCATATATTGTAATTGACATGTTTGAGCTATTTTGTGTGGTCAGGTCAGGTTTTATTTTcatggaaattatattttttgttttacaggcaCAGTGATGTGGAAGATCTCATGAAGCTGGCCAAGCAGTTTGACTTCAACATGCACCAGCAGGACAAGGAGCAGGTCAAGGAGGCGTACAAGGGGAGCGTGAAGCAAGATGCTGACAATTTAAGAGAACCAGGCGGCCCAGAGAGCAGCCCTCCACCTTCACTGAGTGAAGTTACCGCCACCAGCCGGGGTCCGGCCTCCAAAATGCTTAACTGTGGCAAACCGCAAACTACGGACCGCAAAGCCCTGCACCAGGAAACGGTGGACGACTTCGACGCTCTGTTCGACCAGCCGACTCAGCACATCAGCGGTAGGCTGAGTCAGGCTTCGTCCGGCCGCTCGCTGGACGGAAGGGCGTCGTCCGTCCCGCTATCCTCCAACGCCGCTCTTTCTGGAAACGGGAACCCCGGTAACCCCGGCAACCCGTCCGCTGTCTCGTCGGCTCCCGTCAAGAAGCCGGAAGGGGGTCCGAGAACGCCGGCGCCGAACCGCTTCGTCGACGACGACTGGGACGACGACGACCTGCTCAACGACTCCATCGTTCTGGAGATGACTCAAAACCCCGAGCTCTTCGCCACTCCCAAACACTGCTCGACCCAGATCGGGCCGAGTCCAAAACAGAGGGACTTCGTTCAGAAGCCCGGTGCTGGAAGTGGCGTTCCCGGACCGCTTCCAAACTGCAACGGGGCTAAAGGCTTCGATGGTCCGCATCAAGGGAAAAATCCAAAGTCCAAAAGCAGAAGCACTTTCCAACTGGAGACCAACCCGAATTTCCTGGTGAATGAAACCCTTTCCGGAGAGGAACCCAGCAGCTGCCACGGTGTGGAGAGCGGGAAGCCCGGCCAGCCCGGAGGCCTACAGAGCAGGCCGAACGGTGCCTTTCAACCCCACAGAGCCGCGCCCCTGGAGCCCTCTAACCGAAATAATTTGAAAAGTCAGGCCGTTCCCGGCGGAGGAAGGGAGAAGAGCACGCAGGTGCCTGTCGTCCAGCCGAGCTCCTCCACCACGAGCGGTTCTGGTGTGGCGAGGCCGGGCCAGGTCGGCGACCGGGTCTCTTCGGCCCACGGGGTCGAGGGCGCCGAAAGCGAACGCGACCGCGGCGGAAGCCCGGCGGAAAACACCGAGCCGGTCGAAGGCGGCTCCGCAGACGCGATGCACGAGGACCTGGACTCCATCTTCGCCTCCGACTCGCTGTGGGACGACGGCGACGACTACGACGACGACCTGCTGTGCCAAGTGTGCGAGGACGTGGAGAAGCTCTCGGAGAGTCAGGCTGCCGgcccggccgccgccgccgccaccgcgtGCCCGGACCGACCGTACGCGGCGTCGAACGGGCCGAAAGTCGCGGCGCCTTCGACGGCCGGCAATGGGGCGGCGGCCCAGAGCGGCTACGCGGGAACCCGAGGCCCAGCGGCCGGTTTTAGCCGGTCCGTCTCGGTGCCCGGAAGCACCGCCGCGGCGTTCACCGAAACCACGCTGAGCGTCAAACCCGGGTCCCTCGCCGGAAAAAACGACGCCGTCTCCGCCGCTAACCGCGCCAGGCAGATCTCCGCGTCCTTTCCGCAGGGCGACTCGGCTAGCCGGACGGGCTCGTACAAGTTCGCACAGCCGCAGAAGGCGACGACGATGACGATGTCGGCGACGGACGCCGCGGGCTCTGGAGCGACCGCTGCGCCGCGGTACGCCGGAGCCGCCTCGTCCGCCAAAAACCCCGGCggcccgccccacccctccttcAAACGGCACCTCTCTGACCCCGTGGCCCTGACCAACAAAGGTGAGCAGCGTACCCCTGCAGTCCCGCGCAAACGCACTAGCGTACGTACGGCCCGCTCAAACGCAGTTCACTGTAATCCGGTTAGTTTAACGCTTTCGTAGTTATTAAACGGTCATTATGATAGGAATATCAAGGCAAAGAAAATGCCTTTGAGTTTGCATGTAGGGCGATGCAAAGTATCATAATTTCAGCAAATCcaccacaaaacaacaaagattAACCTCGCGATATCTCTTAAGAGCAGATGTTTTAAGTGGTATCGATTCATTCTGTTGGTGTCCACAGTGCTTATGCTGTTAAACCTAaacttaaattaattaataggGAACTAATTACAAATTCCTTTTCAtgtctcatttctcatttctcataCTTTTGGGGGCGGGGTTCTCTTTCGGCAGTTTTTGTGCCCAATCAGGTGACTGTGAAATGTACGCTGGCGGAGATCGAGAGGAAGAAGCAGGAAGCGCTGGCTCGGAGACGGCTCCGGATGCAGATGTCACAGAAACAGGGGGGTCCCacctgacgggggggggggggtcccgccAAGTCCCGTCGGTCACCCTCGTGTCCCCCCCCCAAAGCTGTTTTTAGGGTGGGCGGAGTCTAAGCACTGCACTGAACGCTGACAGCCATCCGTCAGTGACCTCGCCAAGGTGCCAAGCGGTTACTGCTTAAAGCCCttttaagccccccccccccttcatcttTGGTTTTAAgccagtttaatttaatttaaggaAATGCTAACGCGTGCATCTCTGGTCTCTGAAGCTTGACactaacaaaacatttttttttcaatttaaagaTATAAatattgtagttttattttaggAGAAAACTATTTTTTGTGCATTCCATGTTTCTTTCCCATCACTGTACAGTAAATCGTGAGATATTCTGAGTATTCGCTGTATATTATAAATGAACAGCTACGTCAGTTTTGTTCGTGCTACCCTTCTGAACTCTGAAGAGAAGAATCCCAGGGATTTAAAATAATCTCTCACGCTTGTTGCAGAAGCAGAGTGGAAAACCCCTTTGTCAGAAatacttttgttgttgttgcggTACACCTCAGTGTAGGTGCCGAACGTGCCTTGTGGGTGACACACGTGAACTCGTTAGCAAAGCAGAGTGTTTTTGCGATATGTGAATATTAAGGGAAAACTGTTGCTACGATGCCGACTCTGGAGGTTCATCATCTCCGCGTGAGGAGTGTGATGtcgtctattttttttaaagtgagatCAATAATGCTAATGAATTGTTGAGACGGTATAAGATATGAAGCTAGAAGGACGGATGCTCTGTTCCTTGTTCACTGAAGTAAGAAATAAGCTTATGGCGTCAGAAGTTCTGTCCAGGGTTCctgagaacctttttttttttt
Protein-coding sequences here:
- the etaa1 gene encoding ewing's tumor-associated antigen 1 codes for the protein MNERRKHSDLSSVSGSEDSEVIRTTRLSQNKLKTNRLSRSLRQTQQSPSFDSSYNCHKEFKTPKRHARIRPCASHNADSPSNDSDLQQDIIWDPTSPTAVWNGKGVKKSSTNVRAVDISELANRIAPKNERPVVPESSLLQWIGDSAVPCTPEVQLPRTRKKSTRHSDVEDLMKLAKQFDFNMHQQDKEQVKEAYKGSVKQDADNLREPGGPESSPPPSLSEVTATSRGPASKMLNCGKPQTTDRKALHQETVDDFDALFDQPTQHISGRLSQASSGRSLDGRASSVPLSSNAALSGNGNPGNPGNPSAVSSAPVKKPEGGPRTPAPNRFVDDDWDDDDLLNDSIVLEMTQNPELFATPKHCSTQIGPSPKQRDFVQKPGAGSGVPGPLPNCNGAKGFDGPHQGKNPKSKSRSTFQLETNPNFLVNETLSGEEPSSCHGVESGKPGQPGGLQSRPNGAFQPHRAAPLEPSNRNNLKSQAVPGGGREKSTQVPVVQPSSSTTSGSGVARPGQVGDRVSSAHGVEGAESERDRGGSPAENTEPVEGGSADAMHEDLDSIFASDSLWDDGDDYDDDLLCQVCEDVEKLSESQAAGPAAAAATACPDRPYAASNGPKVAAPSTAGNGAAAQSGYAGTRGPAAGFSRSVSVPGSTAAAFTETTLSVKPGSLAGKNDAVSAANRARQISASFPQGDSASRTGSYKFAQPQKATTMTMSATDAAGSGATAAPRYAGAASSAKNPGGPPHPSFKRHLSDPVALTNKVFVPNQVTVKCTLAEIERKKQEALARRRLRMQMSQKQGGPT